From one Humulus lupulus chromosome 8, drHumLupu1.1, whole genome shotgun sequence genomic stretch:
- the LOC133795441 gene encoding putative pectinesterase/pectinesterase inhibitor 45 yields the protein MAFQDFDEITERRRAAREQSFRKRVITGVVTGFILLAIIAAGAAAFVVVSRAEHHTHGAPSSSSTSSAHENKREPTVSESEHRVVKLICNATDYKDKCENALMLGLKNYSSGLSRHRPEGYLKTAILSAKDELHRAFNKTKSFKFSNPDEEKAFADCEVLMEDAMEELEASISTVKENNILNKTPLLKSWLSAVISYQQTCIDGFPEGKMKTDMTKLFKASKEFTSNSLALISEVTSLLSTYQTVSTARNLQEKEKNSPASLDRDGFPNWIGHEDRRVLKVKGDLPTPNVTVAKDGTGDFTTINDALAAIPSKYQGRYVIYIKEGIYEETVVVTKKMVNVTIYGDGSQKSIITGSKNFVDGVRTFQTATFVVLGEGFMGKAMGFRNTAGPEKHQAVAARVQADRAIFANCRFEGYQDTLYTQAHRQFYRSCVIAGTIDFIFGDAAVVFQNCMLVVRMPMANQKNIVTAQGRVDKQQTTGIVIHNCRIMADKKLEPEKASVKSFLGRPWKEYSRTIVMESTIEDLIHPDGWLPWEGEFALKTLYYAEYNNKGPGAKVTTRVNWPGYSVINKKEAEKFTVENFLQGNDWLNIKGIPVRYTLYT from the exons ATGGCATTCCAGGATTTCGACGAAATCACCGAACGGCGAAGAGCCGCCAGGGAACAAAGTTTCCGAAAAAGGGTAATCACCGGCGTAGTTACTGGCTTCATACTCCTGGCTATAATCGCAGCCGGAGCCGCAGCCTTCGTGGTCGTCTCTCGAGCCGAGCATCACACACATGGCGCCCCGTCCAGCTCTTCTACAAGTTCCGCTCATGAAAATAAGCGGGAGCCGACTGTGTCGGAATCCGAGCACAGAGTAGTGAAACTCATATGCAACGCCACGGATTATAAGGACAAATGTGAGAATGCTCTGATGTTGGGATTGAAGAATTACTCCAGCGGCTTGTCTCGTCATCGTCCTGAAGGCTATCTCAAGACGGCGATTTTGTCCGCGAAAGACGAGCTTCACCGGGCTTTCAACAAGACTAAATCGTTCAAATTCAGTAACCCAGATGAGGAAAAGGCGTTTGCAGATTGCGAAGTTCTTATGGAGGACGCCATGGAAGAGCTCGAGGCCTCTATCTCTACCGTCAAGGAGAACAATATTTTGAACAAAACTCCCCTGTTGAAGAGTTGGTTGAGCGCCGTTATATCTTACCAACAGACTTGCATCGATGGATTCCCTGAAGGGAAGATGAAGACTGATATGACGAAGCTTTTCAAGGCTTCTAAGGAGTTTACAAGCAATTCTCTGGCTCTGATATCTGAGGTGACTTCGCTTCTTTCGACGTACCAGACGGTTTCAACCGCCCGTAACcttcaagaaaaagaaaaaaactcgCCAGCTTCTTTGGACAGAGATGGGTTTCCTAACTGGATTGGTCACGAGGATCGGAGGGTGTTGAAGGTGAAGGGCGATCTTCCTACGCCAAATGTGACGGTGGCTAAAGACGGCACCGGTGACTTCACAACAATCAATGATGCTCTGGCAGCCATTCCTTCTAAATACCAAGGACG GTATGTTATATATATTAAGGAAGGAATTTACGAGGAGACGGTGGTTGTCACCAAGAAGATGGTAAACGTTACGATTTACGGCGACGGATCACAAAAGAGCATCATCACTGGGAGCAAAAATTTTGTAGATGGAGTTAGGACTTTCCAGACAGCTACATTTG TTGTTTTAGGAGAAGGTTTCATGGGAAAAGCCATGGGGTTCAGAAACACAGCCGGGCCAGAAAAACATCAGGCAGTGGCAGCTCGAGTTCAAGCGGACCGTGCCATCTTCGCCAACTGTCGTTTCGAGGGGTACCAAGACACCTTATACACACAAGCTCATCGCCAATTCTACAGGAGCTGCGTGATCGCCGGTACCATTGACTTCATCTTCGGCGACGCGGCCGTGGTTTTCCAGAACTGCATGTTGGTGGTGCGGATGCCTATGGCGAACCAGAAGAACATCGTCACGGCCCAAGGGAGAGTCGACAAGCAGCAAACTACAGGGATAGTCATCCATAACTGTCGCATTATGGCTGATAAGAAGCTCGAGCCAGAGAAAGCCAGTGTCAAAAGCTTCCTTGGGAGGCCATGGAAGGAGTACTCTAGGACCATTGTAATGGAGTCTACGATAGAAGACTTGATTCATCCAGATGGATGGCTGCCATGGGAAGGAGAATTTGCTCTCAAAACTCTATATTACGCAGAGTATAACAACAAAGGGCCTGGGGCCAAGGTTACCACCAGAGTCAATTGGCCTGGTTACAGTGTCATAAACAAGAAAGAGGCTGAAAAGTTTACAGTAGAGAATTTCTTGCAAGGGAATGATTGGCTCAATATCAAAGGGATCCCTGTTCGTTACACTCTTTAtacttaa
- the LOC133797367 gene encoding probable pectinesterase/pectinesterase inhibitor 12 — protein sequence MAASIPQLLLLLFIMVFCRNCFALQNNSSSPSNNTSKLDTNLSYIRSVCKTTPYPETCFDSLKLSISINISPNILNFLLQTLQDAISEAGKVTSILSTAGTQRNIVEKQRGTIQDCKDLHQITVSSLQRSVSRVKSANSRKIADARAYLSAALTNKNTCLEGLDSASGPLKQTLVNSLSSTYEHVSNSLSMLPKPGSPQGHKNRRLMGFPTWMSRKARRILQSTGDEYDPSEVLTVDVDGTGNFTTITDAINFAPNNSDDRTIIYIKQGVYEENVEIPSDKPNMVLLGDGSDVTIITGNRSMGSGWTTFRSATLAISAEGFLARDITIENSAGPENHQAVALRVNADFAGFYRCTFNGYQDTLYVHSFRQFYRECDIYGTVDFIFGNAAVVFQGCDVVSKMPLAGQFTVITAQSRENEDENTGISMQNCSILASEELYSNSGSVRSYLGRPWRIYSTTVILESYIDDFIDPAGWTKWSANDDKGLDTLYYGEYNNYGPGSGTDIRVDWPGYHVMDYDDAYNFTVTELITGDAWLDSTSFPYDDGI from the exons ATGGCTGCCTCCATTCCACAACTTTTGCTGCTACTCTTTATAATGGTCTTTTGCAGAAATTGTTTTGCCCTTCAAAACAATTCTTCTTCCCCATCAAACAACACTTCCAAACTAGATACTAATTTGTCATACATCAGATCAGTATGCAAGACCACTCCGTACCCAGAAACCTGTTTTGATTCACTGAAGCTTTCGATCTCGATAAACATCAGTCCGAACATCCTAAATTTCCTCCTTCAAACTCTTCAAGACGCGATATCTGAAGCTGGGAAAGTCACCAGTATTTTATCAACCGCTGGAACGCAAAGGAACATCGTTGAGAAGCAAAGAGGAACCATCCAAGACTGTAAGGACCTCCACCAAATCACAGTCTcttctttgcaaagatcagtgtcccgAGTCAAATCAGCCAACTCAAGAAAAATAGCTGACGCAAGAGCTTATCTCAGCGCAGCTCTGACCAACAAAAACACATGTTTAGAAGGCTTGGATTCTGCTTCTGGTCCTCTGAAGCAGACTCTAGTGAATTCCTTAAGTAGTACATATGAACATGTAAGCAACTCCCTTTCAATGCTCCCCAAACCAGGCTCCCCGCAAGGCCATAAGAACCGGCGACTTATGGGGTTTCCAACATGGATGTCAAGGAAAGCTCGCCGAATTTTGCAGAGCACAGGAGATGAGTATGACCCTAGTGAAGTGCTTACAGTGGATGTAGATGGAACAGGGAACTTCACCACTATAACCGATGCTATAAACTTTGCTCCAAACAACAGTGATGATAGAACAATTATCTACATTAAACAAGGGGTCTATGAAGAAAACGTGGAAATCCCAAGCGATAAACCTAACATGGTTCTACTCGGAGATGGAAGTGATGTGACCATTATAACCGGTAACAGAAGCATGGGAAGTGGTTGGACCACTTTCAGATCCGCAACCCTTG CCATCTCCGCCGAAGGATTTCTAGCCCGGGACATAACCATCGAGAACAGTGCCGGACCGGAGAACCACCAAGCCGTCGCTCTGAGAGTCAACGCTGACTTCGCCGGATTCTACAGGTGCACCTTCAATGGTTACCAGGACACACTGTACGTCCACTCGTTCCGCCAGTTCTACCGAGAATGCGATATTTATGGAACCGTCGACTTCATCTTCGGAAACGCCGCTGTCGTTTTCCAGGGCTGCGACGTCGTTTCGAAGATGCCGTTGGCAGGTCAATTCACTGTGATCACAGCTCAGTCACGTGAAAATGAAGATGAGAACACCGGAATATCGATGCAGAACTGTTCGATATTAGCCTCGGAAGAACTGTACTCGAACTCCGGCAGCGTGAGGAGCTACCTGGGTCGGCCATGGCGGATTTACTCAACGACAGTAATTTTGGAGTCGTACATAGACGACTTTATAGACCCAGCTGGGTGGACCAAGTGGTCTGCGAATGACGACAAAGGCTTGGACACGTTGTACTATGGGGAGTACAACAATTACGGGCCGGGTTCAGGTACGGATATTCGGGTCGACTGGCCGGGTTACCACGTTATGGATTACGACGATGCGTATAACTTTACCGTAACTGAGCTTATTACCGGTGACGCTTGGCTGGACTCCACTTCCTTTCCGTACGATGATGGGATTTAG